The following proteins are encoded in a genomic region of Rattus rattus isolate New Zealand chromosome 2, Rrattus_CSIRO_v1, whole genome shotgun sequence:
- the LOC116893433 gene encoding vomeronasal type-1 receptor 4-like, which yields MDFWKLAIKIIFLSQTTTGILGNFFLLFYYLVLYYRQCTLKPTDLILMNLMAANVIIILSTSVPQTMAIWGLKEFLNYLECELVLYLQGCARSVSICTICLLSVYQTLTISPKKSFWKYYKVKAPKYIGCCISFLWVLNVILNSISALYIFIKRNNRNVTRIRNFGYCILIGSDDISDSLYTTMVVCPEFLFSVLIALASVFKIVVLYRHRKRIQHIRSTHGSSQMSPESRATQNILTLVSTFLAFCTLTSILRGCVALFRRHNLWLIIINHFTYLCFPTFAPFVLLSHYSIVSTFSLVWIRKKEFRGPPSPRRSSPENFSFGALAGKEILTRDHRPPTGSQVVVVLEFGHGRRRNEPDFSRPQPWKTIQ from the exons ATGGACTTCTGGAAACTGgcaatcaaaattattttcttatcacAAACTACAactggaattctgggaaattttttccttcttttctactATTTAGTCCTTTATTACAGACAATGCACATTAAAGCCAACAGATTTGATTCTGATGAACCTAATGGCAGCCAATGTGATCATAATTCTCTCTACAAGTGTGCCCCAAACAATGGCAATATGGGGATTGAAGGAGTTCTTGAATTATTTAGAATGTGAGCTTGTATTATACCTTCAGGGATGTGCACGAAGTGTGTCCATTTGCACCATCTGCCTTTTGAGTGTTTACCAAACTCTGACCATCAGTCCAAAGAAATCTTTTTGGAAGTATTACAAAGTGAAAGCTCCCAAGTACATTGGCTGCTGCATTTCCTTCCTCTGGGTCTTGAATGTGATACTTAATTCCATTTCTGCCCTGTATATATTTATCAAAAGGAATAACAGAAATGTGACAAGAATTCGAAATTTTGGCTACTGTATTCTTATAGGGAGTGATGACATCAGTGACTCACTTTACACAACAATGGTAGTGTGCCCTGAATTCCTCTTTTCTGTGCTCATTGCCTTGGCAAGTGTGTTCAAGATTGTCGTTCTGTATAGACACAGGAAGAGGATTCAACACATTCGTAGCACTCATGGTTCCAGCCAAATGTCCCCAGAGTCTAGAGCCACTCAAAACATCCTCACACTGGTGTCTACTTTTCTGGCCTTTTGTACTCTCACCTCCATCTTAAGAGGCTGTGTAGCTCTTTTTCGTAGGCACAATTTGTGGCTGATCATCATCAATCACTTCacttatctgtgttttcccactTTTGCACCCTTTGTTCTTCTGAGTCATTACTCTATTGTATCTACATTCAGTTTGGTCtggataagaaaaaaagaat TTAGAGGACCTCCATCCCCGAGGAGAAGTTCTCCTGAGAACTTTTCATTTGGTGCATTGGCCGGAAAGGAGATCCTCACCAGGGACCACCGACCACCCACTGGGAG ccaggttgttgttgttttggaattTGGGCATGGACGAAGAAGAAACGAGCCTGACTTCTCTCGCCCGCAGCCCTGGAAGACCATCCAGTAG